A portion of the Actomonas aquatica genome contains these proteins:
- a CDS encoding SGNH/GDSL hydrolase family protein, with product MTPQRKRLFWGLLLLFDAAILVGGYFLYRWWHLPDGVELNQLAWESAYRERGEIPPPGGPREGYWGSKLTAHTYDTQFGPLVASVSDGDLYAYDDLGRQFAHSPASDQPRRRLLIMGGSVAGGAYASDAAHTYFSLLAEHLGHAGLPVDITVWAAGGWISEQEVPAARWLLARETFDAVIFVDGLNDLTLYPENPLGRRLGAYLTHIDRIASDLRTSPTLLVVAPQPYLPDKAHRTRIEEKILTAHDFTEFQAFAFEGLMVGLRELADNGSLHLIDCTNVLSAETATTFTDIWHFSDHGHALLAEKLATGLIPLLRAQAPLPATAGPSLPPTES from the coding sequence ATGACTCCCCAACGCAAACGTCTTTTCTGGGGACTGTTGCTGCTTTTCGACGCCGCCATCCTCGTGGGGGGATACTTCCTCTACCGCTGGTGGCACCTGCCCGACGGCGTGGAGCTCAACCAACTCGCTTGGGAAAGCGCCTACCGCGAACGCGGCGAAATCCCGCCGCCCGGCGGCCCCCGCGAAGGCTATTGGGGCAGCAAACTCACCGCGCATACCTACGACACCCAATTCGGCCCCCTCGTCGCCAGCGTCAGCGACGGCGACCTCTACGCCTACGACGACCTTGGCCGGCAGTTTGCCCATTCTCCCGCATCCGACCAACCTCGCCGTCGCCTCCTCATCATGGGAGGCAGCGTCGCCGGCGGAGCCTACGCCTCTGACGCCGCCCACACCTATTTCAGTCTCCTCGCCGAGCACCTCGGCCACGCCGGCCTGCCCGTCGACATCACGGTTTGGGCCGCCGGCGGGTGGATCTCCGAGCAGGAGGTGCCCGCCGCCCGGTGGTTGCTCGCGCGCGAGACCTTCGACGCCGTCATCTTCGTCGACGGGTTGAATGACCTCACACTCTATCCGGAGAATCCCTTGGGTCGGCGGCTAGGCGCTTACCTCACCCATATCGACCGCATCGCGTCTGACCTGCGCACCTCCCCGACGCTGCTAGTCGTGGCCCCCCAGCCTTATCTACCCGACAAAGCGCACCGCACCCGCATCGAGGAGAAAATCCTCACCGCCCATGATTTCACCGAATTCCAGGCCTTCGCTTTCGAGGGGCTGATGGTCGGTTTGCGGGAGCTCGCCGACAACGGCTCCCTGCACCTCATCGACTGCACCAACGTTCTGAGCGCCGAAACCGCCACCACCTTTACCGACATTTGGCACTTCAGCGATCACGGCCACGCCCTGCTCGCCGAGAAACTTGCCACCGGCCTCATCCCACTCCTGCGCGCTCAAGCCCCGCTGCCTGCGACTGCCGGGCCGTCTCTCCCTCCGACGGAGTCCTGA
- a CDS encoding DUF6677 family protein: MSQGSTGNVISALASFFIPGLGQLIQGRLIKAIIMFVAAGVLWIFLLGWIIHLWSIIDAAMFKAPPAN, encoded by the coding sequence ATGTCTCAAGGATCCACCGGCAACGTCATCTCCGCGCTCGCGAGTTTCTTCATCCCTGGCCTCGGCCAGCTCATCCAAGGCCGCCTGATCAAGGCGATCATCATGTTCGTCGCCGCCGGCGTGCTCTGGATCTTCCTCCTCGGCTGGATCATCCATCTCTGGTCCATCATCGACGCCGCCATGTTCAAGGCCCCGCCCGCCAACTGA
- a CDS encoding methyl-accepting chemotaxis protein yields the protein MNRLNFIQRITFAFAALLVLLAITSLLGKRAQDGILSSLNHVSNSLLPSTELLLQMDRDMHQALIAERTLYRGNLTADEKQAQLDTFDENVGQVRDRWQLYLEAINDLRTAEIDTNIAGFETKLDKWEPLARGLLDGQAEPKQIATAATAFDDARGHLDHLSEIAEGMMVATQEEAASISTSANVQAISVFVVALVAGIFLTWTVGIRTGRTLRDLAADLTVNANNTAQASGQITNSSQTVAAGASEQAAALEETSAALEENVSMIKRNAESARHAEENSTAARAAADAGAAEMDVMIQAMDDLKVSSDNISTTLKTIDEIAFQTNILALNAAVEAARAGEAGAGFAVVADEVRALAKRCADAARETAERIGDSVEKSNRGITVSRRVAEHLRDIQSRTSEMESLVREIAQGSSEQSDGVQQVNRAITDMDRVTQANAASAEEAAAAAEELNAQAETLHGSVASLARLIGSDLSELSRTSDRNTHDAAPAKYHAPAPARSFSPAPAPRKAAPPARAQQTITASNDNHADFFEEF from the coding sequence ATGAATCGACTCAACTTCATCCAACGCATTACCTTCGCGTTCGCCGCCCTTCTGGTGCTTCTCGCAATCACCAGCTTGCTCGGAAAACGCGCTCAGGACGGTATCCTGAGCTCATTGAATCACGTATCCAATTCGCTATTACCGTCGACCGAGCTGTTGCTGCAGATGGACCGCGATATGCACCAGGCGCTGATCGCCGAACGCACGCTTTACCGCGGCAACCTGACAGCCGACGAGAAGCAGGCCCAGCTCGATACCTTCGACGAAAACGTCGGCCAAGTGCGCGACCGCTGGCAGCTCTATCTCGAGGCCATCAACGACCTCCGCACCGCCGAAATCGACACGAATATCGCCGGCTTCGAAACCAAACTCGACAAATGGGAGCCGCTCGCGCGCGGGTTGCTCGACGGTCAGGCCGAACCCAAACAAATCGCGACCGCCGCCACCGCCTTCGATGACGCCAGGGGCCACCTTGACCATCTCTCGGAGATCGCCGAGGGCATGATGGTCGCCACCCAGGAGGAGGCCGCCTCCATCAGCACCAGCGCGAACGTCCAGGCCATCTCCGTCTTCGTCGTCGCCCTCGTCGCCGGTATCTTCCTCACCTGGACCGTCGGCATTCGCACCGGCCGCACCCTGCGCGACCTCGCCGCCGACCTCACCGTCAACGCCAACAACACCGCCCAGGCCTCAGGTCAGATCACCAACTCCAGCCAGACGGTCGCCGCCGGCGCCAGCGAACAAGCCGCCGCCCTCGAAGAGACCAGCGCCGCGCTCGAAGAGAACGTGAGCATGATCAAGCGCAACGCCGAGAGCGCCCGCCACGCCGAGGAGAACTCCACCGCCGCCCGCGCCGCCGCCGATGCCGGTGCCGCCGAGATGGACGTCATGATCCAGGCCATGGATGACCTCAAGGTCTCCAGCGACAACATTTCCACCACCCTCAAGACGATCGATGAGATCGCCTTCCAGACCAACATTCTCGCCCTCAACGCCGCCGTCGAGGCCGCCCGTGCCGGTGAAGCCGGTGCCGGTTTCGCCGTCGTCGCCGACGAAGTCCGCGCCCTCGCCAAACGCTGCGCCGACGCCGCCCGCGAGACCGCCGAGCGTATCGGCGACTCCGTCGAGAAGAGCAACCGCGGCATCACCGTGAGCCGTCGCGTCGCCGAACACCTGCGCGACATCCAGAGCCGCACCTCCGAGATGGAATCCCTCGTGCGCGAAATCGCCCAAGGCTCCTCCGAGCAGTCCGACGGTGTGCAGCAGGTCAACCGCGCCATCACCGACATGGACCGGGTCACCCAGGCCAACGCCGCCTCCGCCGAGGAAGCTGCCGCCGCCGCCGAAGAGCTCAACGCCCAGGCCGAAACCCTGCACGGCTCGGTCGCCAGCCTCGCTCGCCTCATCGGCTCCGACCTTTCGGAGCTCTCCCGCACCAGCGACCGCAACACCCACGACGCTGCACCGGCCAAATACCACGCGCCCGCGCCTGCTCGTTCCTTCTCCCCGGCTCCCGCGCCGAGAAAGGCCGCCCCGCCGGCCCGCGCCCAGCAGACCATCACGGCCAGCAACGACAACCACGCCGACTTCTTCGAGGAGTTTTAA
- the folE2 gene encoding GTP cyclohydrolase FolE2, translated as MKSNTKKTMYLHRMGGVAPRLERAYDAKFKLTPAYKESLPDMMEAEDAIQGAAVPIQQVGVSNFKLPLKFKTKAGEVHTLETSVTGSVSLEASLKGINMSRIVRSFYEHQDDVFTLDLLRRILVKYQRKVEALNARIKLSFSYPMLQPSLRSGLEGWQYYQVSFEGLMGADGVFRKFIEFDFVYSSACPCSAELSEHARDVRGAYAIPHNQRSKARVRVEVAKGKRLTIEDLQQHCANALKTETQVMVKREDEQAFAELNGAHIKFVEDAARLIYAELAGDKRIVDFEVACSHLESLHSHDAVSVICKGVPGGMSADFMNFRDLVC; from the coding sequence ATGAAATCCAACACGAAGAAGACGATGTATCTGCACCGCATGGGTGGTGTCGCACCGCGTTTGGAGCGGGCCTACGATGCGAAGTTCAAACTGACGCCGGCCTACAAGGAGAGCCTGCCCGACATGATGGAGGCGGAGGATGCCATCCAGGGCGCGGCGGTGCCGATCCAGCAGGTGGGTGTATCCAATTTTAAGCTACCGCTGAAGTTTAAGACCAAGGCGGGCGAGGTGCACACGCTGGAGACCAGTGTGACGGGCAGCGTGTCGTTGGAGGCTTCGCTGAAGGGCATCAACATGAGCCGCATCGTGCGTTCGTTTTACGAGCATCAGGACGATGTGTTCACCCTCGATCTGCTGCGCCGCATCTTGGTGAAATACCAACGCAAGGTCGAAGCGCTCAACGCCCGCATCAAACTGAGCTTTTCGTATCCGATGTTGCAGCCCTCGCTGCGCAGCGGGCTGGAAGGCTGGCAGTATTATCAGGTCTCTTTCGAAGGTCTGATGGGCGCGGACGGCGTGTTCCGGAAGTTCATCGAGTTCGACTTTGTGTATTCGTCAGCCTGCCCGTGCAGTGCGGAGCTGAGCGAGCATGCGCGTGACGTGCGCGGCGCGTATGCGATCCCGCACAACCAGCGTTCGAAGGCGCGGGTGCGGGTCGAAGTCGCGAAGGGCAAACGGCTCACCATCGAGGACCTGCAGCAGCACTGCGCCAACGCGCTCAAGACCGAGACGCAGGTGATGGTGAAGCGCGAGGACGAGCAGGCCTTTGCCGAGCTCAACGGCGCGCACATCAAGTTTGTTGAAGACGCGGCGCGGTTGATTTACGCGGAGCTCGCCGGTGACAAACGCATCGTCGATTTCGAGGTGGCATGTTCGCACCTCGAGTCGCTGCATTCGCACGACGCGGTGAGTGTGATCTGCAAAGGCGTGCCGGGCGGCATGTCGGCCGACTTCATGAACTTCCGCGACCTGGTCTGCTGA
- a CDS encoding sugar phosphate nucleotidyltransferase gives MNVRHALITAANPRQRTLPLQTLIDRDGTPRAALEIILREADGTGIEEFVVVVCPGDEDAYAAACGDLRSRVRFAVQPEPRGYGDAVLQGQAAIGDHPFLHLVGDHLHLSDSDLSCARQLLDIAAAEKTPVSAVQPTRENQLTSFGAVGGKLLGGDRPLYEIEAVLEKPTPTVAEQELLVPGMRAGFYLCFFGLHVLDGEIFAILDEQRAAAPDAALGLSPALAALATRRRYLALNISGRRYDIGADYGLLNAQLALSLGGRDRDLVLTQIIELLAQNGR, from the coding sequence ATGAACGTCCGCCACGCCCTCATCACCGCGGCCAACCCGCGCCAACGCACCCTCCCGCTCCAGACCCTCATCGATCGCGACGGCACGCCCCGCGCCGCCCTCGAAATCATCCTGCGCGAGGCCGATGGCACCGGCATCGAAGAGTTTGTGGTTGTCGTCTGCCCCGGCGACGAAGACGCCTACGCCGCCGCCTGCGGCGACCTGCGTTCCCGCGTCCGATTTGCCGTCCAACCCGAGCCCCGCGGTTACGGTGACGCCGTCCTCCAGGGCCAGGCTGCCATCGGCGACCATCCCTTTCTCCACCTCGTCGGCGACCACCTCCACCTGAGCGACAGCGACCTGAGCTGCGCCCGGCAACTGCTCGACATCGCCGCCGCCGAAAAGACCCCGGTCTCCGCCGTCCAACCCACCCGGGAAAACCAGCTCACCTCCTTCGGTGCCGTCGGCGGCAAACTCCTCGGCGGCGACCGCCCGCTTTACGAGATCGAGGCCGTCCTCGAAAAACCCACCCCCACCGTCGCCGAGCAGGAACTGCTCGTGCCCGGCATGCGCGCCGGTTTCTACCTCTGCTTCTTCGGCCTGCACGTGCTCGACGGTGAGATCTTCGCCATCCTGGACGAACAACGCGCCGCCGCTCCCGATGCCGCCCTCGGCCTCTCCCCCGCCCTCGCCGCCCTCGCTACTCGCCGCCGCTACCTCGCCCTCAACATTTCCGGTCGCCGTTACGACATCGGCGCCGACTACGGCCTGCTCAACGCCCAGCTCGCCCTCTCCCTCGGTGGCCGCGACCGCGATCTGGTGCTTACCCAGATCATCGAACTGCTCGCCCAAAACGGCCGCTGA
- a CDS encoding porin codes for MQMFYAKIATLRSTVLLLTCGMFCGLGHAVADTTETVADDRLDALERRLDALEAENATLRQRLGEVTAADAARPAPHSLLSSASKASRNLRVSGYAQIHAEFGGTPDARWNGTDDRIFIRRAIAALQGDLNNNMAFKLETELSSGSLGEKSGHTPRLTDAYLTWKVAEDFKLQVGQFKSPFGRAQLAANTKLPLVERPLVSDRLTVGRQVGVALNGAFSEDLPIDFTVGVFNGTGANASFTNNSNLMTAGRLVARPVRQENFGWEIAVNGFHYAPKTAGTDDRTGWGFDTALVTGPLLTEAEYLRSNYSGPNGTPDADGWWVATTWQAAKQWQGVVRYGTYDPAEGINNDDTRLWTVGLNYLLSGDDLKLSLNYVNGDSPSGQDDRILSRLQVKF; via the coding sequence ATGCAGATGTTTTACGCGAAGATCGCCACCCTCCGTTCCACCGTCCTTCTCCTTACCTGCGGGATGTTCTGTGGCCTAGGTCACGCCGTCGCCGACACCACCGAAACGGTTGCCGATGACCGGCTTGATGCGCTCGAGCGTCGTCTCGATGCCCTCGAGGCCGAAAACGCCACCCTTCGCCAACGCCTTGGTGAAGTCACCGCCGCCGATGCCGCCCGGCCCGCTCCGCACTCCCTGCTGAGCTCGGCCAGCAAAGCTTCCCGCAACCTTCGCGTCAGCGGCTACGCCCAGATCCACGCCGAATTTGGCGGCACTCCCGACGCCCGCTGGAATGGCACCGACGACCGCATCTTTATTCGCCGCGCCATCGCCGCCCTCCAAGGCGACTTGAACAACAACATGGCGTTCAAACTCGAAACCGAACTCTCCTCCGGCTCCCTCGGCGAGAAATCCGGCCACACGCCGCGCCTCACCGACGCCTACCTCACCTGGAAAGTCGCCGAGGATTTTAAGCTGCAGGTCGGCCAGTTTAAGTCCCCCTTCGGCCGCGCTCAGCTCGCCGCCAACACCAAGCTTCCCCTCGTCGAACGCCCCCTCGTCAGCGACCGCCTCACCGTCGGCCGCCAGGTCGGCGTCGCCCTCAACGGCGCCTTCAGCGAGGACCTGCCCATCGACTTCACCGTCGGTGTCTTCAACGGCACCGGCGCCAACGCCAGCTTTACCAACAACTCCAACCTCATGACCGCGGGCCGCCTCGTGGCCCGTCCCGTCCGCCAGGAAAACTTCGGCTGGGAGATCGCCGTCAACGGCTTCCACTACGCCCCCAAGACGGCCGGCACCGACGACCGCACCGGCTGGGGCTTTGACACCGCCCTCGTCACCGGTCCGCTCCTCACCGAAGCCGAGTATCTGCGTTCCAACTACAGCGGCCCCAACGGCACGCCCGACGCCGATGGTTGGTGGGTCGCCACCACCTGGCAGGCCGCCAAGCAGTGGCAGGGCGTCGTCCGCTACGGCACCTACGATCCCGCCGAAGGTATCAACAACGACGACACCCGTCTCTGGACCGTCGGACTCAACTACCTGCTCAGCGGCGACGACCTGAAACTGTCGCTCAACTACGTCAACGGCGACTCCCCGTCCGGCCAGGATGACCGCATCCTCAGCCGCCTGCAGGTGAAGTTCTAA
- a CDS encoding mechanosensitive ion channel family protein, whose product MTFDELWTDISAFLPGLIAAVPVAAAVILGGILINLVIGRALGLLAKRTHLSPTDIAPARNLLRWLVRIITFVLVLGVFGFELGGLWAMISTVLAMVAIGFVAVWSLVSHTTATVLLVTLRPFHVGDDIAMPSENVEGRVIDINFFFTTLIDHEGVQWRVPNNLFFQKVIKRTVRQRYASLAQQLNNSTAAPLDPPPPPPKDDEKDEDKKPKSAADDDAARAIPDPATLTPKR is encoded by the coding sequence ATGACCTTCGACGAACTCTGGACCGACATCTCCGCGTTCCTCCCCGGCTTGATTGCCGCCGTGCCCGTGGCCGCCGCCGTCATCCTTGGTGGCATCCTGATCAATCTCGTGATTGGTCGCGCCCTCGGCCTGCTCGCCAAACGCACCCACCTTTCCCCCACCGACATCGCCCCTGCGCGCAACCTGCTGCGTTGGCTGGTGCGTATCATCACCTTCGTGCTCGTGCTGGGTGTCTTCGGTTTCGAACTCGGCGGCCTCTGGGCCATGATCTCCACCGTGCTCGCCATGGTCGCGATCGGCTTCGTCGCCGTCTGGAGCCTGGTTAGCCACACCACCGCCACCGTGCTCCTCGTCACGCTGCGGCCCTTCCACGTCGGCGACGACATCGCAATGCCGTCCGAAAACGTCGAAGGCCGGGTCATCGACATCAACTTCTTCTTCACCACCCTCATCGACCACGAAGGCGTGCAATGGCGCGTGCCCAACAACCTGTTCTTCCAAAAGGTCATCAAACGCACCGTCCGCCAGCGCTACGCCAGCCTGGCTCAGCAGCTCAACAACTCGACCGCCGCCCCGCTCGATCCCCCGCCGCCTCCTCCCAAGGACGACGAAAAGGACGAAGACAAGAAGCCCAAGTCGGCCGCCGACGACGACGCCGCTCGCGCCATTCCCGATCCCGCCACCTTGACGCCCAAGCGTTGA
- a CDS encoding UTP--glucose-1-phosphate uridylyltransferase, producing the protein MSAASLLAIIGSNDPTTRDTALDTWCEGRSVPELLAACDELEAYRRRDSNLYHRVRALFFLSAIHRYHLPARAELPRSGRVPYSAFKHLLERRFEEALSRLRRAQSEDGPSESLSSALAAGYHALAFETLAGQVRRTVRSTRGNAWMFRLGHPLDQPLKVRRELLTRADARAPYPLLQEHTAVRMDLTHCAWSDIFFLGMDYPEGARVINVSINLGVHGRDETTRPPVEAYFRVIDEPVLRLASVDLETTACINDLDEVFDFGRDYLGLLKAAVIAAGIVPPGIERSGASLADLLGRVFGKGRGFELVSNVNGIPKGSRLAVSTNLLGALIAACMRATGQIASLTGPMTETERRMVAARAILGEWIGGSGGGWQDSGGLWPGIKLIEGARATSQDAEYGVSRGTLLPRHTILDHERIPAASRRALQDSLVLVHGGMAQNVGPILEMATEKYLLRSAAEWTARQTTNATLDRILGLLAAGDIQKLGAELEANFTGPLQTIIPWVSNRYTERLIAETRAAFGDDFWGFWMLGGMSGGGMGFIFAPHRKAEGQAKLLEIMLAAKRDLEASLPFAMDPVVYDFTINENGSTAYLLSGDDALLPAAYYRHVTPGILRRDARDLSHREQVDLTQFTRAARQRPDFAAALPSLLDQLLPTVDATGRAAIDLNGLLAANGFDRAQHEQIRADLRDGRIGLALNRLPSTTAIHDVAPEEVWDLAAHGAEFRAAGEAALARGELAVVTYAAGVGSRWTQGAGVVKGLHPFAKFGGKHRSFIDVHLAKTRQVARAAGTPIPHVFTTSYLTHAATERVLRPAVGDAWERDVWLSPGRSIGLRLVPTVRDLQFAWEETAQQKLDEQKEKMRDSVRAALTGWARSVGEASDYTDNLPNQCLHPVGHWFEIPNLLKNGTLAALLQQHPNLRTLMVHNIDTLGATADPAMLGWFQARGATLGGEVITKRIEDHGGGLAKIDGRVRLVEGMALPKEEDEFRLSYYNANTCWIDIDRLLGVFGLTRDELADPSRTAAAVRAVAARMPTYVTIKEVKKRWGAGQEDVFPVMQFEKLWGDMTALADVPSAFALVPRPRGQQLKDQAQLDGWQRDGSAAHVAGLCAWDD; encoded by the coding sequence ATGTCCGCCGCTTCTCTCCTCGCCATCATCGGCAGCAACGATCCCACCACGCGCGACACCGCGCTCGACACGTGGTGTGAGGGTCGTTCCGTCCCCGAGCTCCTCGCCGCCTGCGACGAACTCGAGGCCTACCGCCGTCGCGACAGCAACCTCTACCACCGCGTCCGCGCCCTCTTTTTCCTCAGCGCGATCCATCGCTACCATCTGCCCGCCCGCGCCGAGCTGCCTCGCTCCGGCCGCGTGCCTTACTCGGCTTTCAAACACCTGCTCGAACGCCGCTTCGAGGAAGCTCTCTCCCGCCTGCGCCGCGCCCAGTCCGAGGACGGTCCCTCCGAATCGCTCAGCTCCGCTCTCGCCGCCGGTTACCACGCCCTGGCCTTCGAGACGCTCGCCGGCCAGGTCCGCCGCACCGTGCGCTCCACCCGCGGCAACGCTTGGATGTTCCGCCTCGGTCACCCGCTCGACCAACCGCTTAAGGTCCGTCGCGAACTCCTGACCCGAGCCGACGCCCGCGCGCCTTATCCGCTCCTGCAGGAACACACCGCCGTGCGCATGGACCTCACCCACTGCGCGTGGAGCGACATTTTCTTCCTCGGCATGGACTACCCCGAGGGCGCCCGCGTCATCAACGTGTCCATCAATCTCGGCGTGCACGGTCGCGACGAGACCACTCGTCCTCCGGTCGAAGCCTACTTCCGCGTCATCGACGAACCCGTGCTGCGCCTCGCCTCGGTCGACCTCGAGACCACCGCCTGCATCAACGACCTCGACGAGGTCTTCGACTTCGGTCGCGACTACCTCGGCCTGCTCAAAGCCGCCGTGATCGCCGCCGGCATCGTGCCTCCCGGCATCGAGCGTTCCGGCGCCTCCCTCGCCGATCTGCTCGGCCGCGTCTTCGGCAAAGGCCGCGGCTTCGAACTCGTTTCCAACGTCAACGGCATCCCCAAGGGCTCCCGCCTCGCCGTCTCCACCAACCTGCTCGGCGCGCTCATTGCCGCCTGCATGCGCGCCACCGGACAGATTGCCTCCCTCACCGGCCCCATGACCGAAACCGAACGCCGCATGGTCGCCGCCCGCGCCATCCTCGGCGAATGGATCGGCGGCTCCGGCGGCGGTTGGCAGGACTCCGGCGGCCTCTGGCCGGGCATCAAACTCATCGAAGGCGCGCGCGCCACGTCACAGGATGCTGAATACGGCGTCTCCCGCGGAACGCTCCTCCCCCGCCACACCATTCTCGATCACGAGCGCATCCCCGCTGCCTCCCGCCGCGCCCTGCAGGACTCCCTCGTGCTCGTGCACGGCGGCATGGCCCAGAACGTCGGTCCCATCCTCGAGATGGCCACCGAGAAATACCTCCTGCGCAGCGCCGCCGAGTGGACCGCCCGCCAGACGACCAACGCCACGCTCGACCGCATCCTCGGTCTACTCGCCGCCGGCGACATCCAAAAACTCGGTGCCGAACTCGAGGCCAACTTCACCGGTCCGCTCCAGACCATCATCCCCTGGGTCAGCAACCGCTACACCGAGCGCCTCATCGCCGAAACCCGCGCAGCCTTTGGCGACGACTTCTGGGGTTTCTGGATGCTCGGCGGCATGTCCGGCGGCGGCATGGGTTTCATCTTCGCCCCACACCGCAAGGCCGAGGGCCAGGCCAAGCTGCTCGAGATCATGCTCGCCGCCAAACGCGACCTCGAGGCCTCCCTGCCTTTCGCCATGGACCCGGTGGTCTACGACTTCACCATCAACGAAAACGGCTCCACCGCGTATTTGCTTTCTGGTGACGATGCCCTCCTGCCCGCCGCCTACTATCGCCACGTCACGCCCGGCATCCTGCGCCGCGACGCCCGCGACCTGAGCCACCGCGAACAGGTCGATCTCACCCAGTTCACCCGCGCCGCCCGCCAGCGCCCCGATTTCGCCGCCGCCCTGCCGTCCCTGCTCGACCAGCTCCTGCCCACGGTCGACGCCACCGGCCGGGCCGCCATCGATCTCAACGGTCTGCTCGCCGCCAACGGTTTCGACCGCGCCCAACACGAGCAGATCCGCGCCGACCTGCGCGACGGCCGCATCGGCCTCGCCCTCAACCGCCTGCCCTCCACCACAGCCATTCACGACGTCGCCCCCGAGGAGGTGTGGGACCTCGCCGCCCACGGCGCCGAGTTCCGCGCCGCCGGCGAAGCCGCGCTCGCGCGCGGTGAACTCGCCGTCGTCACCTACGCCGCCGGCGTGGGCAGCCGCTGGACCCAGGGTGCCGGCGTGGTCAAAGGCCTGCACCCCTTCGCCAAGTTTGGGGGCAAACACCGTAGCTTCATCGACGTGCACCTCGCCAAGACCCGTCAGGTCGCCCGCGCCGCCGGCACGCCGATTCCGCACGTCTTTACCACCAGCTACCTCACCCACGCCGCCACCGAGCGCGTGCTGCGCCCCGCCGTCGGCGACGCCTGGGAGCGCGACGTCTGGCTCTCGCCCGGCCGCTCCATCGGTCTGCGCCTCGTGCCCACCGTGCGCGACCTGCAGTTCGCCTGGGAGGAGACGGCTCAGCAGAAGCTCGACGAGCAGAAGGAAAAGATGCGCGACAGCGTGCGCGCCGCCCTCACCGGTTGGGCCCGCTCCGTCGGCGAGGCCAGCGACTACACCGACAACCTGCCCAACCAGTGCCTGCACCCGGTCGGCCACTGGTTCGAGATCCCCAATCTGCTCAAAAACGGCACCCTCGCCGCCCTCCTCCAACAGCACCCGAATCTGCGCACCCTCATGGTGCACAACATCGATACCCTCGGCGCCACCGCCGATCCCGCCATGCTCGGCTGGTTCCAGGCCCGCGGTGCCACGCTCGGCGGTGAGGTCATCACCAAACGCATCGAGGATCACGGCGGCGGCCTCGCCAAGATCGACGGCCGCGTGCGTCTCGTCGAGGGCATGGCCCTGCCCAAGGAGGAGGACGAGTTCCGCCTCTCTTACTACAACGCCAACACCTGCTGGATCGATATCGACCGCCTCCTCGGCGTCTTCGGGCTGACCCGCGACGAACTCGCCGACCCCTCCCGCACCGCCGCGGCCGTGCGCGCCGTCGCCGCCCGCATGCCCACCTATGTGACCATTAAGGAGGTCAAAAAGCGCTGGGGTGCCGGCCAGGAAGACGTGTTCCCGGTCATGCAGTTTGAGAAACTCTGGGGCGACATGACCGCCCTCGCCGACGTGCCCAGCGCTTTCGCCCTCGTGCCCCGCCCCCGCGGCCAACAGCTCAAGGACCAGGCGCAGCTCGACGGCTGGCAACGCGACGGCAGCGCCGCCCACGTCGCCGGCCTTTGCGCTTGGGACGACTGA
- a CDS encoding SDR family oxidoreductase, whose amino-acid sequence MPKPVVLITGASQGIGAEIAKTFAQERGEGVRLALVARNTQNLERVAATCARRGAEVAVFTCDVSNETSVASMAVDVRKRFRVVDVLVNNAGRFLPTEFLSMSVEDFDGLLNANLRSLFLVSRAIVPAMVKRGKGDIFNMSSIAGLQAYPGGAGYCAAKFGVTGLSKVMREELKDKGVRVTTVYPGATVSPSWDGSGADPKRMMPTPDVARAFYDVYRLSRSTVVEDIVLRPIGGDL is encoded by the coding sequence ATGCCTAAGCCTGTTGTATTGATTACCGGGGCCTCGCAGGGGATCGGGGCCGAGATTGCGAAGACGTTTGCCCAGGAGAGGGGGGAGGGCGTGCGGCTGGCGTTGGTCGCGCGCAACACCCAGAACTTGGAGCGCGTGGCGGCGACGTGTGCGCGGCGCGGGGCCGAGGTGGCGGTGTTCACCTGCGATGTGAGCAACGAGACGTCAGTGGCCTCCATGGCGGTCGACGTGCGGAAACGTTTCCGCGTCGTCGACGTGCTGGTGAACAATGCCGGGCGCTTTCTGCCCACGGAGTTTTTGTCGATGAGCGTCGAGGACTTCGACGGGTTGCTGAATGCGAACCTGCGCAGTCTGTTCCTCGTGTCGCGGGCGATCGTGCCGGCGATGGTAAAGCGCGGGAAGGGCGACATCTTCAACATGAGCTCGATCGCCGGGCTGCAGGCTTACCCGGGCGGGGCGGGTTATTGTGCGGCCAAGTTTGGCGTGACCGGGCTTTCGAAAGTCATGCGCGAGGAGCTCAAGGACAAGGGCGTGCGGGTGACGACGGTATATCCCGGCGCGACGGTTTCGCCGTCGTGGGACGGCAGTGGCGCGGACCCCAAACGCATGATGCCCACGCCGGATGTGGCGCGGGCATTCTATGATGTTTACCGGCTGTCGCGCAGCACGGTCGTGGAAGACATCGTGCTGCGGCCGATCGGGGGCGACCTCTAG